GGTCGATCGCCACTTGAAAGGTCGGCTTGACGACAAGCGCCATGCCCAGGAACGCGAACGGGATCGCCCACGCCACGCGCGGTTCGACGCGCTCTTTCAGGATCGGCCAGGACAACAGCGCGACGTAGATCGGGCCGGTGGAGTGGATGGTCACCGCGTCGCCGAGCGGAATGCGTGCGTTGGAAAGCACGTAAAACACCGTGACCGCGGAAAGCGTGCCGAACACGCTGCGCGTCCAGGCGACCTTGTGATTGACGATCCGAAGCGAGCGGTTGCGCGAAACGGCAAAGCCCCACGCGAGCAGCGCGCCGACGACGAAACGCGACGCGGCGATCTCCGGCCACGGCACGCTGTTCGCGCCCACTCGGGTGAACACGCTCATCATCGCGAAAAGGAACTGCGCGAGGAGCATCCACGTCACGCCGCGATGAAGCAGCGGGATGCGCGCGGGCGCGAGACGCTCGTCGGCGATTTCGCGAGCGGTCTTGCCGGGGGACGATTCGTGGGCGGCGGCTTGAGGCATACGAGGAAGCGCCCGAACGCATTTCGCGCGGGCGGGCTATTCCTAAGCGATGCGGCGCGGGGATGCAAGACGCGCGGGGCGTGCGGCGATGGTCGTGCCGTAAACGCCAGCGACCGGCCTTCACAGCTTGCCAGGCGATTGCTACGCTGCGACGTCAGTGCCGCAAACGCAGCGAAGCGGAGTGCGCGGTCCGCACCGCCCCGGCATACCGATTTCAAATACCGCGTCGCTTCGTCCGAATCGCGACGGCTACACTCCGCGACAGGGGGTTGCCGGCGCGCGGTATCCTCGGCACGGGGCCGCTGCCGATCCGCACGGAACACCCCAACCCCGCTTCCGTCGCGACGCGCAGAAATGAATGCACGCGCCTCCAACCACTACGCGCCCCAACTGCGCCTGTTGCGGCTCCCCGCTTTTTTTGCAACGATCATCGATCGAAAACGCCAAAAGGCGATCGTCCGGTGGCCGTTCCGAACCCGGAACGAGTCGTTCGAATTCGGAGAGCACGTAGATCAAAAGGAAATTTCGTCGTGACGAGATTACGCGAAGACTTGCTAAATTTTCTTCGAACAAATCCTGAGGCGATCTATCGACGACTCGACCCAACGCCCGAGGCATTCCGTTTGGTGGTGCGACATCTGCGCCATGAGAAGCGGTGGCTGGATTCGGCAATCGTCCCCGTCCTCGCTAAACTAGCGGATACTCAGCAGCCCGTCGCCAATTTAACGTTCACCTACGATCCGCCGCTGCCGCCCGCTCTCGTTGACGAGTTGCAAGACCTCTATCGTTATTCCTTGAACCGGCAACTGATGGACCGAAGAGGGCGATACGGTCAAATGCGGCGTAGCGCGAACAAGATGGCGCCTGCGAATCCGGCGTTTTGTTGCGCGTTACTGAATCTCCTTGAACGGGCAAGCAGCGTGCGCGTGGCCGACCGCGCGATCTGCGAGGCACTGGCCGCGGATAACCCGCAACTCGAAATCTCCATGATGTCCCAGTACCTCGTAATGGTGAACCCGTATGTCTACACGACCATGAACCGGAAAAGCGAGGCCATGGTGCGCGCGGTCACGCATGACGACGTGACGTCGCTTCACCCGCGCGACTACTTCCGCATAATTCCGAGCATGCGCAACGCCCTGATGAAACTGACACGATGGCTGGCCGTTCCGGAGCGAACGCTCGTTGATTTCCCAACCTTTGAATTGATTCTCGAAACCTTCGGCCACAGAAAGCTGTTTCGCGAGGCCGGTATTGAGTTTTCTCCGAAGGCGCCTGGGTCCAACGACGACCCGCAGACCGTTGCCATCCGAGACGACTGGTCGAATGAGCCGACTATTCGCACCAATTTGGTTGAGGCCGCAAAAAAGTATTTCGTGGACAAGGTTGGAGTAACGTCGTTACTTCACATTCCGCGCTCCGATCGCTCGGTTCACGATTTTGAGGTGAAATCAAACGACGGCAATCTGTTCGTATTGGTTGGCGATCGCGCTGCTGGTGAAACACTGGCCCCGCTCACGACGAGACAGCGGAACTTTGTTAATGCCTTGCTTCCGACCGGCGCGGTGCGCGTGGCATACGTAGAATTGCGTGCCAATGGCGAGACCAATGTGTGGGTTACGAGTACAATGGAAGAATGATGTGCTTTCGAATCCAGATTCACTTTCGTAATCCAAAGTTCTCGGGCCGCTTATAACGCCAATTCGTTCACGACGACTTGGTGCTGGCGCGTTTGCACGACCGCACCTCCGTCGACAGCGTAAATTGCCCGGATCGGGTCACGCGTATTCAACTCACCTATCTTTTCGCCAGCCTTTGTGAACCACCTCAATCGTTTGCTTGTAAGGAGCCCAAACCCCGTCCGTGAAATGATCATTCGTCCTTGATGGAAAACGTCGAGGAAAGCAGCGAGTTTGGTCTTGTTCTCGACGACGTATAGCCGGGTCGGCGTCAAGAAGTAAGTGAACTGTCCGACGGCGACAATTTCGGTTGGACAAGTCCCAACATCGTATACGATTATCGGTTCGCCCTTTCTTGAAACCAGAATCACCTTGCCGGAATATGTTGCCAAGTAACTTCCACCATCGTCACCAGAGAAGCTGGCTTCGTAAATCCAATCCTGAGGCGTCCCACAGAAAAACTCCAACCGGGCGCCATCGATTTCCCAAACATAATCGGGCGCCGTACGAGCGAAGTACGTGACATCAGATTCGTCGAAACTGAGTGACTTCGGGTCGACACCTGTCAGAACCTCGAACGCTCTGTTCAACGCCTTCATTTTTTCTGCCGCCGCCGGATCGCCGGGATTCCGGTCGGGATGGCAAGTGAGAGCCAAAGTGCGATATCTTCGCTTGATTTCCGCGGGACTAACAGGCAGCGATAAACCAAGGAGCTGAAGTGCCGCATCGACTTCCCAACCTACTCCGAATCGTTCGCTGCGTCCGACAACCCGCTTCCAGCCCTCGTTTAGCGGCGTCACCAAACCCCAAACGGCGCGACCATCCAATGTGCAACACCACGCCTCGTCAGCTAACGTGAATAGATAACGGTCGCCCTCTTGGGCGATGTCAACCGCTCGCACCTGAGATTTGAACTCCCCCCAATAATTCGTATCAATCGTCCGGAAATGCTCGACGACTCGCGGATCGTCGCGAAGGTTTGTCTCGACGACGATTTTCAACGCGGCGTCGTAAACGTGAAGGAATCCGCTCGAGTCCATAATCGCGATACTTGAACCCGCAGCACCAATCCCTGTGCGATACGCGTCATGTTGCAACCCAAGTTCCCCGACGACGCGCCCGTGCCGGTCAACGCGGCGAAGGACGCATTTTACCGCTCGGCGTTTTACGCTCGAGCCCGAACGATCGAGAAACCAAGTGCCAGCCTCGTCGATTGCCGCGATCTCGAACGCCGGGTCGGGGCGCTCGTCTTTATTGAGCGCTCGTACCCTCGCAAGACTCCAAGGTGATTCTTCCGACACCGTGAATAGCGGCAACGACGACCGGCCTAGAACGTCAACGGGAGTGTAGTCGTGCTTTGTTCCGGCCTTGTCCATTTGCGCAAGGATCTTATTAAATCGGTTGCGATCGACATCTTTGACGTCATCGGGAACCAGCTCAAATAGGTCGACGCACTGTTTCGCAGCAGCGATTAGTTTTCCGGACTGCATCCGCTGGAGGATGAGCTTGCGGTACGCCTTACCAATTATGTCGCCGACATAACCTTGTCGTTGTTCGCGGGACAAGTTCGCGGCGAGCTTTACGACTTTCGTATGCTCCCCATTAAACCCTGCCCGAATCACTGGGCCAATCAACGGATCGTCGTATTCGCGGTTGAATTCGTCGCGACCGTCAACTTCCCAGGGGGGTGGGGACGGCGGAAGTGGGATGTATTCTGCTTTTGACCAATCAAGCTCGGTTGGCGGCTCCCGCCGTCCAGAATTCCTATTTGAAACAGATGGGCGGCGCTCCAGCCGCGAA
The genomic region above belongs to bacterium and contains:
- a CDS encoding DMT family transporter; protein product: MPQAAAHESSPGKTAREIADERLAPARIPLLHRGVTWMLLAQFLFAMMSVFTRVGANSVPWPEIAASRFVVGALLAWGFAVSRNRSLRIVNHKVAWTRSVFGTLSAVTVFYVLSNARIPLGDAVTIHSTGPIYVALLSWPILKERVEPRVAWAIPFAFLGMALVVKPTFQVAIDLALVAAAGAVAYSVAMVSLRMLGPGETREAIVLHFSIFASVVFCVASALTWETPSAEAAAYLLLTGLTGGLGQLAMTTAYSLERAAKISSLSYIGVIMVHLLAIPVFGELPGAWQIVGTLLVVGAGAMATLKLGFEQQARSG
- a CDS encoding J domain-containing protein, giving the protein MDSSGFLHVYDAALKIVVETNLRDDPRVVEHFRTIDTNYWGEFKSQVRAVDIAQEGDRYLFTLADEAWCCTLDGRAVWGLVTPLNEGWKRVVGRSERFGVGWEVDAALQLLGLSLPVSPAEIKRRYRTLALTCHPDRNPGDPAAAEKMKALNRAFEVLTGVDPKSLSFDESDVTYFARTAPDYVWEIDGARLEFFCGTPQDWIYEASFSGDDGGSYLATYSGKVILVSRKGEPIIVYDVGTCPTEIVAVGQFTYFLTPTRLYVVENKTKLAAFLDVFHQGRMIISRTGFGLLTSKRLRWFTKAGEKIGELNTRDPIRAIYAVDGGAVVQTRQHQVVVNELAL